A genomic stretch from Anaerolineae bacterium includes:
- the carA gene encoding glutamine-hydrolyzing carbamoyl-phosphate synthase small subunit, whose protein sequence is MKALLALEDGRTFTCRSFTGPGEAWGEVVFNTSMTGYQEVLTDPSYRGQIVTMTYPLIGNYGVNPEDVESDRIQVSGFLVKEYQNFPSNFRSTSTLADYLKSGFNGKSVLGIEELDTRALTRHIRNAGAMRAFISTHDLDQLSCVKKAKKIPCIAGQDLVRDVTTRLPYYWIDGRRVSVDRDLMFDKTIWRHKGKKHSVIAFDFGIKYNILRCLEKAGFEIIVVPASTSADTVKAMEPDGVFLSNGPGDPEPVTYAIETIRELLGYRPMFGICLGHQIMALALGGKTFKLKFGHRGANQPVKNLLTGKVEITSQNHGFVVDVDSLSNKDVEITHINLNDNTLEGFRHTKYPVFSVQYHPEASPGPHDSKYLFDEFKKMITS, encoded by the coding sequence ATGAAAGCATTATTAGCGCTTGAAGACGGACGTACCTTTACATGCCGGTCTTTTACAGGGCCCGGAGAGGCCTGGGGTGAAGTTGTGTTTAATACAAGCATGACAGGATACCAGGAGGTTCTTACTGATCCCTCATATAGAGGACAGATAGTGACAATGACCTATCCTCTGATAGGAAACTATGGCGTTAATCCTGAAGATGTCGAGTCTGATCGCATACAGGTCTCTGGTTTCCTTGTTAAAGAATATCAAAATTTTCCAAGCAATTTCAGATCCACTTCCACACTTGCGGATTATTTAAAATCCGGCTTTAATGGAAAAAGTGTTCTTGGGATAGAGGAGCTTGATACACGCGCGCTTACAAGGCATATCCGGAATGCCGGCGCCATGCGGGCATTTATTTCAACACATGATCTTGACCAATTGTCATGCGTGAAAAAGGCAAAGAAGATACCCTGCATAGCAGGGCAGGATCTTGTGAGGGATGTAACTACCAGGCTTCCCTATTATTGGATTGACGGAAGGCGGGTTTCGGTTGATCGCGACTTAATGTTTGATAAAACCATTTGGAGACATAAAGGAAAGAAACATTCGGTTATCGCCTTTGACTTTGGGATAAAATATAATATTTTAAGATGCCTGGAAAAGGCAGGATTTGAAATCATCGTTGTGCCGGCTTCAACATCTGCTGATACTGTAAAAGCAATGGAACCTGATGGGGTTTTTCTTTCCAACGGCCCTGGTGATCCTGAACCTGTTACATATGCCATAGAAACCATAAGGGAGCTTTTGGGATATCGGCCCATGTTTGGTATATGCCTTGGACATCAGATAATGGCGCTCGCCCTGGGCGGAAAAACTTTTAAATTAAAATTCGGTCACCGGGGCGCTAATCAGCCTGTTAAGAATCTTTTAACCGGAAAGGTCGAGATTACTTCTCAAAACCATGGATTTGTTGTAGATGTCGATAGCCTGAGTAATAAAGATGTTGAAATAACCCACATAAATTTAAATGATAATACTTTGGAAGGCTTCAGACATACGAAATATCCTGTTTTTTCAGTGCAATACCATCCTGAAGCATCTCCCGGTCCCCATGATTCAAAATATCTCTTTGATGAATTTAAAAAAATGATAACATCTTAG
- the carB gene encoding carbamoyl-phosphate synthase large subunit, producing the protein MPKRTDIHKILIIGAGPIIISQGCEFDYSGTQACKALKEEGYKVVLVNSNPATIMTDPEIADQTYIEPVTPEIVAMVIERERPDALLPTLGGQTGLNTAVQVAEMGVLDKFGVEMIGASIESIKKAEDRDLFRNSMERIGLRIPKSGIATDMVQVAAIADKIGFPIIIRPSFTLGGTGGGVAYNPEDLEKLSKTGLDASLIGQIMLEESVLGWKEYELEVMRDKNDNVVIVCSIENMDPMGIHTGDSITVAPIQTLSDKEYQVMRDASIAIMREIGVDTGGSNVQFAVNPENGEMIVVEMNPRVSRSSALASKATGFPIARIAAKLAVGYTLDEIPNDITGKTLASFEPALDYCVVKIPRWTFEKFPETKDYLTTAMKSVGETMAIGRTFKEALQKALRSLETGRYGLGGDGKDNEELSLNQIQQKLATPNSERIFYLRYALIKGMSIQSIYGLTRIDPWFLYQLKQVVELEREIASTLTTRNDETSISLLKKAKSWGFSDIQIACLTGFSEKSVEKNRKALGIRPVYKLVDTCAAEFKASTPYFYSTYEMESEARVSDKKKVMILGGGPNRIGQGIEFDYCCVHASFALREEGVESIMVNSNPETVSTDYDTSDKLYFEPLTKEDVLHIFETEKPMGVIVQFGGQTPLNLAVPLAEAGVPILGTQPESINRAEDRELFQAMLKKLGLVQPANGTAVNVEEAVAVAEEIGYPVIVRPSYVLGGRAMKIVYNRKDLENFTRLAILASPGHPVLIDKFLEDAVEVDVDAISDGKTSTIGGIMEHIEEAGIHSGDSACVLPPYSLDTDTLEEIIIATKAMASELNVIGLINVQYAIRDNRIYVLEVNPRASRTIPFVSKATGVPLAKLATKVMLGRSLNELGFTCQRIPNHVSVKEAVLPFDRFPDVDTLLGPEMKSTGEVMGIGSKFGSAYAKAQIGAGQNLPVSGTVFISVKNSDKEAALSVASQYSDIGFTIMATCGTSLFLAKHGIENKMINKVSLGRPHVVDAIKNKEIQLVINTGSGGETKHDGYDIRRATIKYNIPYATTVAGAMAMCRGITAIKRKKFSVKSIQEYNK; encoded by the coding sequence ATGCCGAAACGCACAGACATACATAAGATTCTTATAATCGGAGCCGGTCCCATAATCATTAGCCAGGGTTGTGAGTTTGATTACTCGGGTACTCAGGCGTGCAAGGCCTTAAAAGAGGAAGGTTATAAGGTTGTTCTCGTCAACAGCAATCCCGCGACGATCATGACCGATCCTGAAATAGCCGATCAAACCTATATTGAGCCTGTTACCCCTGAGATAGTTGCGATGGTAATCGAAAGGGAGCGGCCTGATGCTTTGCTTCCGACCCTGGGCGGCCAGACAGGGCTTAATACAGCCGTTCAAGTTGCAGAGATGGGCGTGTTAGACAAATTCGGTGTCGAGATGATAGGGGCGTCGATTGAATCCATAAAAAAGGCTGAAGACAGGGACCTTTTCCGAAATTCAATGGAGAGGATAGGGCTTCGCATACCCAAAAGCGGGATAGCAACAGATATGGTGCAGGTCGCAGCCATAGCAGATAAGATTGGATTTCCGATCATTATTCGGCCGAGCTTCACCCTTGGAGGAACAGGGGGCGGTGTTGCCTATAATCCCGAAGACCTGGAAAAACTATCCAAAACAGGGTTGGACGCAAGTTTAATCGGGCAGATAATGCTTGAGGAATCTGTGTTGGGCTGGAAGGAATATGAACTTGAGGTCATGCGGGATAAGAATGATAATGTTGTTATTGTATGCTCCATAGAGAATATGGACCCCATGGGCATACACACGGGCGACAGTATTACGGTCGCTCCGATCCAGACCTTAAGCGATAAAGAATACCAGGTGATGAGGGATGCCTCTATTGCAATCATGCGTGAAATAGGGGTTGATACCGGGGGCTCAAATGTACAGTTTGCCGTCAATCCTGAAAACGGGGAAATGATTGTTGTTGAGATGAATCCAAGGGTTTCGCGAAGCAGCGCTCTTGCTTCAAAGGCCACAGGTTTCCCTATTGCCAGGATAGCCGCTAAACTGGCGGTGGGATATACCCTTGATGAAATTCCAAACGACATTACAGGGAAGACACTTGCGTCCTTTGAGCCGGCCCTTGATTACTGTGTAGTCAAAATACCGCGATGGACTTTTGAAAAATTCCCTGAAACCAAAGATTACCTTACCACGGCCATGAAATCTGTCGGTGAAACAATGGCCATCGGCAGAACATTTAAGGAAGCTCTGCAGAAAGCTTTAAGATCACTTGAAACAGGACGTTACGGTTTGGGCGGTGATGGTAAGGATAACGAGGAATTATCTTTAAATCAAATCCAGCAGAAACTCGCAACGCCAAATTCCGAGAGAATTTTTTATCTTCGTTATGCCCTGATTAAAGGAATGTCGATTCAATCCATTTATGGGTTAACCCGCATTGATCCATGGTTTCTGTATCAGCTTAAGCAAGTAGTTGAACTTGAACGGGAGATTGCTTCAACCCTTACGACCAGGAATGATGAAACTTCAATTTCGCTGTTAAAAAAAGCAAAGTCGTGGGGTTTTTCAGATATACAGATAGCCTGTCTTACAGGTTTCAGTGAAAAAAGTGTGGAGAAAAACCGCAAGGCCCTCGGCATCCGTCCTGTTTACAAGCTTGTTGATACATGCGCAGCAGAATTCAAGGCTTCAACACCATATTTCTATTCCACCTATGAGATGGAGAGCGAAGCAAGGGTTTCTGACAAAAAGAAGGTGATGATTTTAGGAGGGGGCCCCAACAGAATAGGGCAGGGGATTGAATTCGATTATTGTTGCGTCCATGCTTCTTTTGCGCTTAGGGAAGAAGGTGTCGAAAGCATAATGGTAAACAGTAATCCTGAAACTGTGAGCACAGATTACGACACATCCGACAAGCTTTATTTTGAACCTCTTACAAAGGAGGATGTGCTGCACATTTTTGAAACTGAAAAGCCTATGGGAGTGATTGTCCAGTTCGGCGGTCAGACCCCTTTAAATCTTGCCGTTCCTTTGGCTGAGGCCGGTGTCCCCATATTGGGTACACAGCCGGAAAGTATTAATCGCGCTGAAGATCGTGAGCTTTTTCAGGCCATGTTAAAAAAGCTGGGCCTTGTTCAGCCTGCAAACGGCACTGCTGTAAATGTTGAAGAGGCCGTGGCTGTTGCGGAAGAGATCGGATATCCTGTAATCGTCAGGCCTTCCTATGTGCTTGGCGGAAGGGCGATGAAGATAGTATATAATCGGAAGGATCTGGAAAATTTTACAAGGCTTGCCATCCTGGCATCTCCGGGGCATCCGGTGCTGATAGACAAGTTTCTGGAAGATGCTGTTGAGGTTGATGTGGATGCAATTTCAGATGGAAAGACAAGCACAATCGGCGGCATTATGGAGCATATTGAGGAGGCCGGCATCCATTCAGGTGATTCGGCCTGTGTTCTTCCTCCGTACAGCCTGGATACCGATACTCTGGAAGAAATAATAATCGCTACAAAAGCCATGGCGTCGGAATTAAATGTCATAGGCCTGATAAATGTGCAATATGCTATTAGGGATAATCGTATATATGTGCTTGAAGTAAATCCAAGGGCTTCCAGGACAATTCCGTTTGTCAGCAAGGCGACCGGTGTGCCCCTTGCAAAGCTCGCCACAAAGGTTATGCTTGGTCGCAGCTTAAACGAACTTGGTTTTACCTGCCAAAGAATTCCCAATCATGTTTCAGTAAAGGAGGCTGTGCTTCCGTTTGACAGGTTTCCTGATGTTGACACACTTCTTGGGCCTGAGATGAAATCAACCGGAGAGGTCATGGGCATAGGATCGAAATTCGGGTCTGCTTATGCCAAGGCACAGATCGGGGCTGGACAGAACCTACCTGTTTCTGGAACAGTTTTTATCAGTGTAAAGAATAGTGATAAAGAAGCAGCCCTTTCCGTCGCATCTCAATATAGCGACATAGGTTTTACGATTATGGCAACCTGTGGAACTTCATTGTTCCTGGCTAAACACGGAATAGAAAATAAAATGATAAACAAGGTTTCTCTTGGTCGCCCGCATGTCGTGGATGCGATCAAGAACAAAGAGATTCAACTGGTTATAAATACGGGTTCAGGAGGAGAAACCAAACATGACGGGTATGATATAAGACGCGCTACCATAAAATATAATATCCCTTATGCCACAACAGTAGCCGGCGCAATGGCCATGTGCAGGGGAATAACGGCAATAAAAAGAAAAAAGTTTTCGGTTAAATCGATTCAGGAGTATAATAAGTAA
- the purF gene encoding amidophosphoribosyltransferase has product MERYLEKPREACGLFGLCGYPEAAKITYFGLYALQHRGQESAGIATAGNKNITAFKGMGLVPDVFEKTHLEQLKGESAIGHVRYSTTGSSVLSNAQPFVIHHRKKSYAVAHNGNLVNAYSLKNELETTGSIFQTTTDSEIFLHLFVKSLKLGFEEALVETVSRMKGAFSFIMLTSNGEVIGIKDPNGFRPLCLGKLNGCYVLASETCALDLVEAKFIRELDPGEIVIIGENGIKSIKSPITAKRTFCIFELIYFARPDSTIFGLNVYQTRKTHGRCLAGEAHVEADFVMPFPDSGTYAALGYSEASGIPFEMAMIRNHYVGRTFIQPTQSMRDFGVRVKLNPVKELLKGKDIIIIDDSIIRGTTVKTRVKALRELGVKRVHIRVSSPPLRFPCHYGIDFPTKGELIAANKSIKELRELLGLDSLHYISLEGLLKSTGMDSPENNFCKACFDGCYPVGFDEGLSKDCLERR; this is encoded by the coding sequence ATGGAAAGATACCTGGAAAAACCCCGGGAAGCATGTGGACTGTTTGGTCTTTGCGGTTATCCTGAAGCAGCCAAGATTACATATTTTGGTTTGTATGCTCTCCAGCACAGGGGGCAAGAAAGCGCCGGCATAGCAACAGCCGGCAACAAAAACATCACAGCGTTCAAGGGAATGGGGCTTGTGCCTGATGTTTTCGAGAAGACCCATCTGGAGCAATTAAAGGGTGAAAGCGCTATAGGACATGTCCGTTATTCCACAACAGGAAGTTCGGTGCTCTCCAATGCACAACCTTTTGTTATACATCACAGAAAAAAATCTTATGCTGTCGCCCACAACGGCAATCTGGTAAACGCGTATAGCCTGAAAAATGAGCTTGAAACAACCGGATCGATTTTTCAGACCACCACGGACAGCGAGATTTTTCTCCATCTTTTTGTAAAAAGCCTGAAATTAGGATTTGAAGAGGCTCTTGTTGAAACTGTATCCAGGATGAAAGGCGCCTTTTCTTTTATTATGCTTACAAGCAACGGAGAGGTCATTGGCATAAAGGATCCAAACGGTTTCAGGCCCCTGTGTCTCGGAAAACTTAATGGATGCTATGTGCTTGCGTCGGAAACATGCGCTCTTGATCTTGTTGAGGCGAAGTTTATAAGGGAGCTCGATCCAGGCGAGATAGTCATTATAGGAGAAAACGGGATAAAAAGCATAAAGTCGCCCATTACTGCAAAACGAACATTTTGCATATTTGAATTGATCTATTTTGCAAGGCCGGACAGCACAATATTCGGGCTTAATGTTTATCAAACGAGAAAGACGCATGGCAGATGCCTTGCCGGAGAAGCTCATGTTGAAGCAGATTTTGTTATGCCTTTTCCTGATTCAGGAACTTATGCGGCTTTGGGTTATTCGGAAGCTTCCGGCATCCCCTTTGAGATGGCTATGATCCGGAATCACTATGTGGGCAGAACATTTATTCAACCAACACAGAGCATGCGTGATTTTGGTGTAAGGGTAAAACTGAATCCTGTAAAAGAGCTTTTAAAGGGCAAAGATATTATTATAATAGACGATTCAATAATACGTGGAACCACAGTTAAGACAAGAGTAAAAGCCCTGCGTGAGTTAGGCGTAAAGAGGGTGCATATACGCGTTAGCTCCCCTCCGCTTCGCTTTCCATGTCATTATGGAATAGATTTTCCGACCAAAGGTGAATTGATAGCGGCAAACAAATCTATTAAAGAGCTTCGCGAGCTGCTGGGCCTGGATTCTCTTCATTATATCAGTCTTGAGGGTCTTCTTAAGTCAACCGGTATGGATAGCCCTGAGAATAACTTCTGCAAAGCATGTTTTGATGGATGCTACCCTGTAGGATTTGATGAAGGCCTGTCAAAGGACTGTCTGGAAAGGAGATAA
- the hisH gene encoding imidazole glycerol phosphate synthase subunit HisH yields MIAIIDYKAGNLSSVERALKKLGYGCRITQRREEILSCERIIFPGVGAAGKAMSDLKRLGLDEVLRYEFNAGKPILGICLGAQIILERSRENEAGCLGLIKGNVELFPQPLFSEEKDRLKIPHMGWNSVNLRKEHPVLEGIAPEDEFYFVHAYYTLPASDKYVFGTTCHGMEFASVIGHKNLIAVQFHPEKSGKAGLRLLENFCIWDGRHAE; encoded by the coding sequence ATGATTGCAATTATTGATTATAAGGCCGGCAACCTGAGCAGTGTGGAGCGTGCCCTGAAAAAATTGGGCTATGGGTGCAGGATTACTCAACGCCGGGAGGAAATCTTGAGCTGTGAAAGGATCATCTTTCCGGGTGTAGGGGCAGCCGGCAAGGCCATGTCCGATCTAAAGCGCCTGGGGTTGGATGAGGTGTTGAGGTATGAGTTTAATGCCGGCAAGCCGATCCTTGGGATATGTCTCGGCGCGCAGATTATTTTGGAAAGGAGCCGTGAAAATGAAGCCGGGTGTTTAGGGCTTATCAAGGGAAATGTTGAATTGTTTCCTCAGCCGCTTTTTTCTGAAGAAAAGGATCGGCTCAAAATACCCCATATGGGCTGGAACAGCGTAAATTTGCGGAAAGAACATCCGGTTCTGGAAGGTATCGCCCCGGAAGATGAGTTCTATTTTGTGCATGCGTATTATACTCTGCCTGCATCGGATAAATATGTGTTCGGGACGACTTGCCATGGTATGGAGTTTGCCTCTGTCATTGGCCATAAGAACCTGATAGCAGTGCAATTTCATCCGGAAAAGAGCGGCAAGGCAGGGCTGAGGCTTTTGGAGAATTTTTGCATTTGGGATGGTCGCCATGCTGAGTAA